ATAAGGGCCAGGTGGCAGGCAGGCGAGTACGGCATCGTGGTACTCCAGATAGCGTCTGGTACAGCCGAACCCGGTACTCAACAGCATGCGCAGGCGCCAACTCCAGCTTTCGGTGATGTCCAGCCGTCGCTGCGGTGGGGCGATCAGCGCCGCGCCGATAAGTCGCTCGTCGATCAACAGGCCGATGGCCGGCAGATCCTCGGCGAAATGCTGCTGCACCAGCTCGCGAATCGTCGCGCGCACGCGCTGGTCGAAACCTGGGCGTTCGGCCTCGAACAGATAGGCGAAGGTCGGCTCGTGGCGATAGGCATGATAGAGCAGCGAGCGGACCTCCCGGGCGTAACCACCATCGAGCATGCGCACTTCTGCCGGACTGTTATGGGGCATGGCGGACCTCTGTTGTTATAGGTTGTGGGTCAGATGCACTACAGACCCTAGCACTGCCGCACGCCCCCTGCCAGGCGCTGGCCGTGAGCGCCGAGGATCGGCTAGCATCGCCTTTTGCCCAGGACCCGCTGCCCATGAAAATCGTCTCCTTCAATATCAACGGCCTGCGTGCGCGCCCTCATCAATTGCAGGCCCTGATAGAGAAACATCAGCCGGATGTGATCGGTCTGCAGGAAACCAAGGTGGCCGATGACCAGTTTCCCGAAGCGGAGATCCGCCAGCTTGGCTATCACGTGCATTACCACGGCCAGAAAGGCCACTACGGCGTCGCCCTGCTCTCGCGCCAGGAGCCGCTGAGCCTGCACAAGGGCTTTCCCGGTGATGGCGAGGACGCTCAGCGGCGCTTCATCTACGGCACCTTTGCCGATGCCAGTGGCAACCCCATCACCGTGATGAACGGCTACTTCCCCCAGGGCGAGAGTCGCGACCATCCGGTGAAATTCCCGGCCAAGCAGCGCTTCTATGCCGATCTGCAGCAGTTGCTGGTGGAGCGTTTCGACCCGCAGCAGGCTCTGGTGGTGATGGGCGATATCAACATCAGCCCCGAGGATTGCGACATCGGCATCGGCGAGCCCAATCGCCTGCGCTGGCTGAAAACCGGCAAGTGCAGCTTCCTGCCGGAAGAACGCGAATGGCTGGCCACCCTGAAGAACTGGGGGTTGGTAGACAGCTTCCGCCACCTCAACCCCGAAGTGAATGACCGCTTCAGCTGGTTCGACTATCGCAGCCGTGGGTTCGAGGACGATCCCAAGCGCGGCCTGCGCATCGACGTGATCCTCGCCAGCCAGCCGCTGCAGACGCGCTTCAAGGACGCCGGCATCGACTACGATCTGCGCGGCATGGACAAGCCGTCCGATCATGCGCCGATCTGGCTTGAGCTGAACTGACACGCGGGCGCATGTGCATGACGCGCGCCGTCACAAGACTGCAACCTGACTGACTTAATCTGCGCGGCACGTTCTTCCATCCTTAAGAAGGTGCCTGACGCATGCCGCGTGTCCAGCCCGCTGACCGTGACATCTGGGGCCGTACCCTGTCCCTGCTGGTGATCGGTTTCATCTGCTACGCCCTGCCCCTTTCCGTCTTCGCTGCCGCCCTGCCCGCATCCGAGAACAACCGCCCGGTGCTGCGCATTCAGGGCTCCAATACCATTGGCGCGAAGCTGGCCCCGGAGCTGGTAAAGGGGCTGTTCGCAGCTCAGGGGCTCCACGATATCCGCAGCGAGGACGGCGCCCGCGAAAACGAGCAGCGTGTGCTGGCGCGCCAGGACGATGGCCGTCTGGTAGTAGTCGAAGTGGCCGCTCACGGATCCGGCACGGGCTTCACTGCGCTCAAGGACGGCAGCGCCGACCTGGCCGCCTCGTCACGGCCGGTCAAAGACAACGAATCCGCCAGCCTGGCGTCACTGGGCGACCTGCGTAGTCCACAGGCCGAACAGGTCATCGCCATCGACGGTCTGGCGATCATCGTTCACCCGTCCAACCCTGTCTCTGCACTGAGCGTGGAGCAGATCGCAAAACTCTTCTCTGGCGAAATCGACGACTGGGCGGCGCTGGGTGGCAAACCAGGCAAGGTCCGCCCCTATGCTCGCGACGACAATTCCGGCACCTATGACACCTTCAGGGAACTGGTGCTGGCTCCGGCAGAACGCAGCCTCGCAGCCAACACGCAACGCTACGAGTCCAGCAATCAGTTGTCCGACTCGGTCAGCCAGGACCCGAATGGCATCGGCTTCATCGGCCTGCCGTACATTCGGCAGGCCAAGGCAGTCGCCGTCGCCGCCGGCGATTCTTATCCCATGCTGCCGACTACCACACTGATCGCCACCGAGGATTACCCGCTGGCGCGGCGCCTGTTTCTCTACAACGCTCCGCAGTTAAGCAATCCCTGGGCGCGCGCGCTGGTCTACTTCGCCCACAGCCCGCGTGGCCAGGCTATCGTCGCCGACAGCGGCTTCATCGCCCAGACCGTCCAGGCGATCAAGGTCGCGGCAGATGCACAGATGCCGGCGGATTACCGGCAACTTGCGCAGCAGGCGCAGCGGCTTTCGGTGAACTTCCGTTTCCAGGAAGGCAGCGCAACGCTGGACAACAAGGCCCACCGCGACCTGCAACGGGTGCTTGACTACCTCAGGCAACACGACAAGCTGCAGAACAAGGTGGTGCTGGTCGGCTTCGGTGATCCGAAGAGCGATCCCGAACGTGCCGAACTGCTGTCGAAACTGCGGGCGATGGCCGTGCGCCGCGAGCTGGCCAGAGAGGGTGTGCTGTTTCGCGAAATCACCGGCCTGGGCAGTGAGTTGCCGGTGGCGTCGAATGACCAGGACAACGGCCGCATCCGCAATCGCCGCGTTGAAGTCTGGGTTTATTGACACCAGAAAAATATTCCTCTTCAGGGGGCTTGGCAGACTGTCAACTCGGCGTTAGCCTTTGCACCGCGTGACGCCGGGCCCCTCTGGCGGTGAGTCTTCTCACCGTGATGTCGGAGTCACTGAGTGGATTTTCTTTCAACTCAGGCAGACATAAGGGAGGGCTCATGGACGCTCTACTTGCCTTTTTGACATCCCCCATCTTCGGTACACCTGGCTGGTTCTGGCTGGCCTTCCTGCTACTGATCCTCGTCCTTCTGGTACTCGACCTCGGCGTACTGCATCGCGATCAGCATGAAATCGGGATGCGCGAAAGCCTGTTGCTCTATTCCGGCTACTTCAGCGTCGGTGTCGCCTTCGGCGGCTGGATCTGGTGGCAGCTGGGCGGCACCAAGGCGATGGAGTACTACACCGGCTTTCTGGTGGAACAATCTCTGTCGATGGACAACGTCTTCGTCATGGCGATGATCCTCGGCTACTTCAACATCCCGCGTAAGTACCAGCATCGCGTGCTGTTCTGGGGCATCCTCGGGGTAATCGTGCTGCGCGCGATCATGATCGGTCTGGGCACGGCCCTGGTGCAGCAGTTCGACTGGATCCTCTACCTCTTCGGCGCCTTCCTGCTGTTCAGTGGCATCAAGATGCTGCGCAGCGGTAACGAGGAAGAGTCGCATCCGGACCTGGCGCAGAACCCGGTGATCCGCTTCGTGCGCAGGCACGTTCGCGTCACCGACGATCTGCACGAAGGCAGGTTTCTGGTACGCCTGCAGGACAAGGTCAGCGGCAAGCCGCTGCTGTACGCCACCCCACTGCTGCTGGCACTGGTGCTCATCGAGCTGGCCGATCTGGTCTTCGCTGTGGACAGCGTGCCGGCCGTGCTGGCCATTTCGCAGGATCCGTTCATCGTCTACACCTCGAA
The sequence above is drawn from the Pseudomonas sp. Z8(2022) genome and encodes:
- a CDS encoding GNAT family N-acetyltransferase — its product is MPHNSPAEVRMLDGGYAREVRSLLYHAYRHEPTFAYLFEAERPGFDQRVRATIRELVQQHFAEDLPAIGLLIDERLIGAALIAPPQRRLDITESWSWRLRMLLSTGFGCTRRYLEYHDAVLACLPPGPYHVLPLLGIHPEFQGQHRGEQLLEALHDWCAQDSGSQGVVLDTGNARYLEFYRRHGYEEVGELAIGPVVEHVFFHPNPQPVVRASA
- the xthA gene encoding exodeoxyribonuclease III encodes the protein MKIVSFNINGLRARPHQLQALIEKHQPDVIGLQETKVADDQFPEAEIRQLGYHVHYHGQKGHYGVALLSRQEPLSLHKGFPGDGEDAQRRFIYGTFADASGNPITVMNGYFPQGESRDHPVKFPAKQRFYADLQQLLVERFDPQQALVVMGDINISPEDCDIGIGEPNRLRWLKTGKCSFLPEEREWLATLKNWGLVDSFRHLNPEVNDRFSWFDYRSRGFEDDPKRGLRIDVILASQPLQTRFKDAGIDYDLRGMDKPSDHAPIWLELN
- a CDS encoding substrate-binding domain-containing protein codes for the protein MPRVQPADRDIWGRTLSLLVIGFICYALPLSVFAAALPASENNRPVLRIQGSNTIGAKLAPELVKGLFAAQGLHDIRSEDGARENEQRVLARQDDGRLVVVEVAAHGSGTGFTALKDGSADLAASSRPVKDNESASLASLGDLRSPQAEQVIAIDGLAIIVHPSNPVSALSVEQIAKLFSGEIDDWAALGGKPGKVRPYARDDNSGTYDTFRELVLAPAERSLAANTQRYESSNQLSDSVSQDPNGIGFIGLPYIRQAKAVAVAAGDSYPMLPTTTLIATEDYPLARRLFLYNAPQLSNPWARALVYFAHSPRGQAIVADSGFIAQTVQAIKVAADAQMPADYRQLAQQAQRLSVNFRFQEGSATLDNKAHRDLQRVLDYLRQHDKLQNKVVLVGFGDPKSDPERAELLSKLRAMAVRRELAREGVLFREITGLGSELPVASNDQDNGRIRNRRVEVWVY
- a CDS encoding TerC family protein, whose protein sequence is MDALLAFLTSPIFGTPGWFWLAFLLLILVLLVLDLGVLHRDQHEIGMRESLLLYSGYFSVGVAFGGWIWWQLGGTKAMEYYTGFLVEQSLSMDNVFVMAMILGYFNIPRKYQHRVLFWGILGVIVLRAIMIGLGTALVQQFDWILYLFGAFLLFSGIKMLRSGNEEESHPDLAQNPVIRFVRRHVRVTDDLHEGRFLVRLQDKVSGKPLLYATPLLLALVLIELADLVFAVDSVPAVLAISQDPFIVYTSNIFAILGLRALYFALAALMHRFIYLKYALALVLMYIGGKIFLHDLIKVPALLSLGVTLGLLAGGVILSLLKTRDKTSTT